The DNA segment AAGAAGACGCTGGCCGGAACGCCGTTCGAGGGGCAGGAGTCGCTCAAGCTCGGGGGACACTGCCAGGACGACGACCGCTACGAGCAGCTCCTGCGCCGCGAGTACCTCGCCTACCAGATCCTCAACGAGGTCACGCCGCGCTCCTTCCGCGCACGCCTGGCGAGCGGGAGCTACATCGACTCCGCCAGCGGCAAGAAGCTGACGACACGCGCCGCGATGTTCATCGAGCACGAGGACGACGTGGCGGCGCGCGCGGGGGGCAAGGTCCGCGAGTTTCGCCGGGCCCTCTTCGATGACGTCGATTTCAAGACGCTCGACCGCATGGCGATCTTCGAGTACATGATCGGGAACACCGACTGGTCCATCTACGCCCTGCATAACGTGCGGTTGGTCGTGACCGACTCGGTGGGCGTCCTGCCCATTCCGTACGACTTCGACTTCTCCGGGCTCGTGAATGCGCCCTACGCTGGGCCGGCACCCCAGCTGCAGATCCGCAGCGTGCGCGAGCGCCTGTATCGCGGCCCCTGCCGCACCTGGGACGAGCTCGCGCCGACGGTGGCGGGCTTCACCGCGTTGCGCCCGGCGATCATGGCGCTCCCCGCAAAGGTCCCCGGGCTCGACCGGGGCGAGGTGCGCGACGCGGAAGAGTTCCTTTCCGCGTTCTTCCAGACGGCGGCCGATGCCGGCGAGGCGAAGCGCGCCTTCATCGACGGCTGCCTGAAGAAGCCGGGCGCCTAACGCTTTCCCTGTCGTTCGCTCCGGCGATGGCCGCTCCACTCGTCGGGGCGGCCATCGCCCGATGCACGGGCGGGATGGGCGCGCGCTCGTGAGTCGCCCACGCCGTCAGGCGCAGACGTCGTATTCGCGCCCCTTCCACTGGACCCGGTCGCCGCGCCACACGGCCCGAGCGGCAATGTACAGGTAGGCCAACGCCCCCAAGGGAAAGGTGAGCGCGTACCATGGCGCGAGGCGGAACTCGCGCCCGATCGCGCCGAACCAGAGCAGCTGCGAGAGCGTCGCGGATGCCCCAAACGCCGTCCAGCCTGCCCCGGCTCCTCCGGCCACGCCGGCGGCCCAGGCGACGACCGGTGCGAGGGCGAGCAATGCCGGCGCCGGGATCAGTACCCGCGCCAGCCACGTCCCCGCGCGCCCGCCAGGGAGCGTGTCGCGTCCGGCCGAGTAGACGTTCTTCCCCCAGCCTTCGACGATGTCGCGCAGCGAGGCGTACATGCGGGTCGACATCTGGGACTGGCCTAACGTGAGGAAGACTCGCTGGCCCGCCGCGGTCATCTGCTGCGCGAAGGCAAGGTCCTCGGCGGGCTTGCCGCGTACCGTGTCGTGGCCCCCGAAGGCGTCGTAGGCCGCCCGTCGGAAGAGGAGGCACTGCCCGTTCGCGATCTTGCGTCGTGGCGAGCGCGAGCGGTTCACCGACCCCGGGCCGCCGTACCATTGGGCGAGGATCGCGAAGACGAACGGCTGGATCACGCGCTCCCAGAAGGTCCGGGTCTCCTGAAAGCCGGCGACCGAGACGAGGTCCGCATCGTGGGCGACACTCGCGTTCACCAGGCGCGCGTGCAGGTCGGGGGCGTGGCGCACGTCGGCGTCGGTGAACAGGAGGTAGGCGCCGGGCGTGGCCCGTGCGCCGTGATGACACGCCCACTGCTTGCCGAGCCATCCGGTGGGCAAGGGTGGCGGGGCGACGATCGTGAGGCGTGCATCGCCGGCGGCGGCCTCGCGTGCGAGGGCCGCGGTGCCGTCACTCGAGTGGTCGTCGACGACGATCACCTGGAGCGACGGGTACTCGCTTGCCAGGATCGACCGTACGCAGCTGGCGATGTGCGCCGCCTCGTTGCGTGCCGGCACGATCACGGTCAGGGGCGGCGCCGGCTGCGGCGCTTCACGTGCCACGTCATCCAACGACGGCGTGCCGCGCCAGCGCCACGCGGTGACGACGAGCGACAGCCACCAGGGGGCACTCCACGCCACCCCGGCGAGGCTCCCGCCCAGCGTCATGCCGCGGCCGGGCCGGGGGGCGCCTCGTCCCGCTCGCCGCGACTCAGCACCGACGCCGCCACCATGTCGCCCGTGACGTTGGCGGTCGTGCGGAACATGTCGGGGATCGTGTCCACGCCGAGCAGGATCCCCATCCCCTCGACGGGGAGCCCGGCGGCGAGGAGGACCGGGACCATCACGATGATGGAGCCGGCCGGGATCCCGGGAACGGAGAACGTCGTCATCACCACGGTGAGTACGATCGTCGCCATCTGCGCGGCGCCGAGCGTCACGCCGTAGAGGTGCGCGATGAAGACGACGCCCGTGGTGATGCCTAACGCGCCGCCGATGCGAAAGGTCGTCGCGGCCAGGGGCAGGAAGAACGTGGTGATCTGTTCCGGGAGATGCAGGCGCGTGCGCGACGCCTCCATCATGGCCGGCAGCGCCGCCAGCGACGAACGGGCGCTGAAGGCGACCGCCTGCGCCGGAAAGGTGCCGCGCGCGAAGTCGGCGATCCCGCCGCGCCCGAACAGGGCGGCCAGCGGATAGAGCACGAGGAGGGAGAAGAGCACCAGCACCAGTGCCGTGACGACGATGTAGCCGAGCAGGGCGCCGGCGGCCGAGAGTCCGAGCTTGGCCGCCAGCGGCACGGCGAGGGCGAAGACCCCGATGGGGGCCGCCGCCAGGACCCATCGCACGAGCGTCAGCGCCGCGTCGGCCACCCCGCGGAAGAAGCGCACCATCAACGTCTTCGTCTCTCCCGTTAGGCGGGTGAGCGCGAGCCCGAAGCAGACCGAGAAGACGATCAGCGGGAGCATCGCCCCGTCAGCCGCTGCCTTGACCGGGTTGATCGGGACGAGGTCGGTGAGCCACTGCGCGAAGGTCGGGATCCGCTTCACGCTCTCCGCGGCCGCCGACGTGGCGGTGGCACCGCTTGCCCGCAGCGCCGAGACGGCGTCGGCATCCAGCGGGATGCGCGCCATGAGGGGCGGGGCCACGACCGCCGCGAAGATGCCGCCCGCCACCAGGAGCACCAGGAAGAATGCGAGTGCCCGCGTCCCGATGCGCCCGATCGTTCGGGCGTCGGGGGCCGACGTCACGCCCACGATGATGCTCCCGACCACCAGTGGGACGACCGTCATCCGGATCGCGTTGATCCACAACGTCCCCAGCGGCTCGACGAGGGGGACGACGGAGGCGAGCGCCGGGTGCGCGGACGTCGAGATCACGATCCCGACGCCCATGCCCAGGGCCAGGGCGATGAGGACTTTCGTTGTGAGGGACACGCGCCCAAACTACCGGGACGGCGCGGGGGCCACCACCCGCGCGCCCCCCTTCACCCTTCGAGCCCCACCGCATGCCGCACAAGACCGCGACCGATCTGTTCAACGAAGCCAGGGCGCGCATCACGCAGGTCACGCCCGAGGAGACGATGCGCATCCGCGACGAGCATCCCGGCACGGTCGTCCTCGACTGTCGCGAACCTAACGAATGGAACCTGGGGCGCGTTCCGGGGGCGTTGTTCATTCCGCGCGGGATCCTCGAGTCCAATATCGAGGCCGCCGTCCCCCGCGACCGCAAGCTCATCATCTACTGCGCCAGCGGAAACCGCTCGGCGCTCGCCGTCGAGACGCTGCAGCAGATGGGCTATGCCGACGTCGCCTCGATGAGCGGTGGATTCCGCGGCTGGGTTGATGCCGGGGGCGACATCGACGGCTGATCGGCGCGACCATCCTCGTGACCGGCGATCCCCGCTTCACCCACCCGCTCTTCCGGCAGCTGGCCGCCGCGCTGACCGAACGCCCCGGCGCTGCCGCCGAGACGGACGGCGCGCCCGCACGTGCCGCGGTTGCCCTGGCGCTGCGTCCGGGAGACGACGCGCGGGGCGAACTGCTCATGATCCGCCGAGCCGAGCGGGCGGGGGATCCTTGGAGCGGTCAGATCGCGCTGCCGGGTGGGCGCTGGTCACCTAACGACGAGTCGCTCCTCCACACCGCCGTGCGCGAAACGTGGGAGGAGACCGGGATCGACCTCGCCGCGAGCGGGACGATTCTTGGGACGCTCGACGAGCTGCGGCCGCGCACGGCCGCGCTCCCGGCCATCATCGTCACGCCCGTCGTCGTCGCCCTCGACCAGCCCGCCGCGCTCGTCCTGAACGAGGAGGTGGCCGAGGCGTTCTGGGTCCCGCTCGGCCTCCTGCGCGACCCGACGACGACCCGCGAATCGTCGGTGCACGTGCGGGGCAGCACGTTGCGAGTCCCGAGCTTCGTCGTGCGCGAGCACATCGTGTGGGGGATGACCGAGCGAATCCTTCGCCAGCTGCTCGCGCGCATCGAGTGACGCGCCGTAGATTGGGCGCGCCAACACCCCGAGCGCCCATGCGTCGATTGATCCTGGCGGCTGCCGTCGCCCCCTGCCTTGCCGCCAGCACCGCTGCGGCCCAACGCCCCGACTTCGCCGCCTTTGATGCCTACGTGGCCAAGGCGGTGAAGGCGTGGAACGTCCCCGGCCTCGCGATCGCGATCGTGGCCAACGACTCCGTGGTCTTCGCCAAGGGGTACGGCGTCCGCACGCTCGGGCGCCCCGAGCCCGTGGATGCCCACACGCGATTTGCCATCGGCTCGACCACCAAGGCGATGACGGCGCTGGCGCTCCTCCAGGCGGCCGACGACGGCAAGCTCCGACTCGACGAGCCCGTGCTGCGCCATCTCCCCACGATGCAGCTGTATGACCCGGTCATGACGCGCGAACTGCTCGTCCGCGACCTGCTCACGCATCACACCGGGCTCCCGGGGTCGGACCAGCTGTGGGCCGGCAACGACTACAGCATCGGCGAGATCATCCGTCGCATGCGATTCCTCAAGCCCACGGCGAGCTTCCGCAACCAGTACGCGTACCAGAACGTGCAGTACGCGATGGCGGGCGAGGTCCTGCAGCAGGCCACCGGGATCCGGTGGAGCGACTGGCTGCGCACGCGCATGTGGGAGCCGCTGGGAATGCGTGAGACGCTGCCCACGGTCGCCGCGACCGAGGGGCAACCCAACGTGGCGACGCCGCACATGGTCATCGACGACACGCTGCGTGTGATCGCCAACCGCACCGTGGATCCCGTTGCGCCTGCCGGATCGGTCTGGTCGAGCGTGACCGACATGGCCACGTGGATGCGCTTCGTCCTCGACTCCGGGCGGGTGAAGGGGAAGCGCCTGGTGTCGGAGCGCGGCTTCGTCGATTGGCTCTCGCCGCAGGTCGTGGTGCCGCTCTCGGACTTCTATCCCGCCGCTCGCCTGGCGGCCGTCCATCGTGTGTCATACGGGCTGGGGTGGTTCCTGCACAGCTATGGCGGCGACGATGTGGCGATGCACACCGGGAGCATCGATGGGATGATCGCCATCGCGGGCCTCCTCCCCGACCGTCGCGTGGGTGTCTACATCCTGGCCAATCGCGATCACGCCGAGGTGCGCCACGCGCTCATGTACCGCGCCTTCGACCTGTACAACGGGCGCCGGCCGCGTGACTGGTCGCGCGAGGTGATGGAGCTCTTTGACGGCCTCGAGGCGCAGGGACGGAAGGCGCAGGCGGCGTTCGTCAACGCACGTGTTCCGGGGACGATCCCGTCGCTCCCGCTCGCGCGCTACGTCGGCACGTACGCCGATTCGCTCAATGGCACGGTCGTCATCAGCATGCGCAACGGGGGACTGCACGCCGCCTGGGGGAAGGGGTTCACCGGTCCCCTGGAACACTGGCACTACGACACCTTCCTCGCCCGCTGGGACGACCGTCGGAGCTCGCCCGACGCCATCGCCTTCTCGCTCGACGCCACGGGACAGGTGGCGGAGCTGCGGGCCAGTGGCGCGACGTTCGGCCGCGTCCCCGCGGAACGCCGTTAGGCATCGCCGCAGTCCCGTCGTCACGTGTTCCCGTCGCCCACCTCGGAGCCTGCTCGCATGACACCCTGCTCACGTCCATCGCCGGGCCGGTCGCTGCTGGCGGCCGTCGCGGTCGTCGCCGCACTGGCCCCGCTCCCCCTCCGCGCCCAGGCGAGCGTGAAGCAGGGCTGGGAATGGTCCACCGACACCGTGATGAAGGTCGTGCACGCGGTGCGCGCCGGACGCTCGTTGCAGCCCAAGCGCTGGCCGAACGGGGCGCGCGTCGCGGTGGCGCTCTCGTTCGACGTCGACAACGAGACACCCAACCTGCGCTTCGGCCAGCCGACGATCGGTGAGCTGTCACAGGGGCAGTACGGCGCGCGCGTCGGGCTCCCGCGCATCCTCGCGCTCCTCGATCGCCACGCGATCCCGGCGTCGTTCTTCATCCCGGCGATGAGCCTGATGATCGATCGCAGCCAGGTGGCGCTCATCAAGAAGTCGGGGCGCCACGAGTTCGCGGTGCACGGCTGGATCCACGAGATGAATACCGCCGTCCCCGCCGACGTCGAGCGGCGACTCGTCCAGCAGGCGCTCGACACCCTTACCGCGCTCACCGGCATCCGACCGGTAGGCTACCGGGCGCCGTCGTGGAACTTCTCCGCCGCCACGATGTCGATCGTCAAGGACCTGGGCTTCACGTACGAGTCGTCGCTCATGGCCGACGAACGTCCGTATGAGCTCAACCAGAACGGGGAGCCCACGGGCATCGTCGAACTCCCGGTGGAGTGGATCATGGACGACGCGCCGCTCTTCTCGCCCCGCGGCAACAACTACGCGTCGCCGCGCGAGGTCGCCCAGGTCTGGATCGACGAGTTCGACAAGGCGTACGAGGAAGGGACGCTCTTCCTCCACACGATGCACCCGCACGTGTCGGGGCATCGCTCGCGCATCAAGGCGCTCGAACTCCTCATTGCTCACATCAAGACGAAGCCCGGGGTCTGGTTCGCGACGCACCGCGCGGTGGCGGAGTACGTGAAGGCGCAGGCCGGGATGAAGTAGCCGCCCCGTCGGGGCGGTGGGGGGAATTGCGGGATCTCCGCGGAGGGGTTTAGGTTTAGCGCAACCTAAATCTCAAGTTGCCCGATACAAATTCGGGCGTCCTCGTGTGGTATCCCCTGACGTCATGAGCGCCACCCCCGCCGTTACGCCTCCCACGCCCGAGCGGTCGTCGCCCCCCGGCGCCGATCCGGGGTGGCGTCGCGCCCGCGAGACGCCGTCGCTCGCCGAGGTGCACCGCACGATTCCGGTGCACGGGCTGACCTGGTGGCGCAAGCTCCTCGCCTTCGCCGGACCGGGATATCTGGTCGCGGTCGGCTACATGGATCCCGGCAACTGGGCGACCGACCTCGCCGGTGGCTCGCAATTCGGATACCGACTGCTCAGCGTGATCCTGATCTCGAACCTCATGGCGGTCCTGCTGCAGGGGCTCGCCTCGAAGTTGGGGATCGTCACCGGGCGTGACTTGGCGCAGGCATGCCGCGATCACTACTCGCGGCCGGTGGCCCTCATGCTGTGGGTGCTGTGCGAACTGGCCATCGCCGCCTGCGACCTGGCGGAGGTGATCGGAACGGCCATCGCCCTCAACCTGCTCTTCGACATTCCGCTACCCTGGGGCGTGGCGCTGACCGCGCTCGACGTCCTCATCGTGCTCTTCCTGCAGCACAAAGGGTTCCGGCTGCTCGAAGCGCTGGTGATCGCCCTCGTGATGGTCGTGGGGCTCTGCTTCCTGTTCGAACTCTTCATTTCGCGCCCTGAACTCGCCGCGGTCGCCAGGGGCTTCATTCCGTCGACGGAGATCGTGCGCAATCGCGACATGCTGTACATCGCGATCGGCATCCTCGGGGCCACCGTCATGCCGCACAACCTGTATCTGCACTCGTCGATCGTGCAGACGCGCAAGTACGAGGAGTCGTCCGAGGGGCGGCGCGAGGCGGTGCGCTTCGCCTTCGTCGATTCGACGATCGCGCTCTCGCTCGCCCTGTTCATCAACGCGGCGATCCTCATCGTGGCGGCCGCGACGTTTCACACCTCGGGCAACACGCAGGTGGCCGAGATCCAGGACGCATACAAGCTGCTCTCGCCGCTGCTGGGTGTCGGCGCGGCGAGTGCGGTCTTCGCCCTCGCCCTGCTCGCCTCGGGGCAGAACTCCACGCTCACCGGGACGCTCGCCGGGCAGATCGTGATGGAGGGCTTCCTCAACATCCGAATGCGCCCGTGGCTGCGGCGACTGCTGACGCGCGCCATCGCCATTGTGCCGGCCGCGATCACCGCCATCTTGTATGGCGAAAGTGGGACGGCGCGCCTGCTCATCTTGAGCCAGGTGGTGCTGTCGCTGCAGCTGTCGTTCGCCGTCTTTCCCCTGGTGATGTTCACGTCTGACAAGGTCAAGATGGGGGAGTTCGTCAACCCCGCCTGGCTCAAGAGTCTCGCCTACCTGGTGGCCGCCGTGATCGCGACGCTCAACGTGTGGCTCCTCGTGCAGACCGTGGGCGGGTGGATGGCCTGATGTATCGACGCATCCTCGTTCCCCTCGAGCACTCGCCAACCGACAGCTGCATCGTGGCGCACGTGCGCGACCTGGCGCGGCACTGTGGCGCGTCGATCGTCCTCTTTCACGTGGCCGACGGATGGGCGGCGCGGAACCTCGCGGCGCTCAACCTGCGCGAATCGGAAGAGATGCGACTAGACCGCGAGTACATCGAGCGCGTGGCCCGCGACCTCGTCGCCGAGGGGTTGCGCGCGGAGGCGGTGCTCGCCAACGGTGAGCCCGCGCGCGAGATCTGCGCGGCCGCGGCGCGTGAGCAGTGCGACCTCATCGCCATGGCGACGCACGGCCACAAGTTCATCGGCGACGTGATTCACGGGAGCGTGGCGAACACGGTGCGCCACGACACGTCGATTCCGGTCCTCCTCGTGCGTGCCCCGGGCCAGGGGAAGCGCCCGTCCGCCACGTGACGTCCCGCAAGTCCAAGGCGCCACCGTCGCGCCCCCGCGTCGCGGACGAGGCGGGGGCCGTGGTGGAGTCGCCCGCGCCGCTCACCGCCCCGGTCGAGGACTACCTCAAGGCGATCTACGGGATCGAGCAGGGCGGGGGGGCCGCCGCGACGAACGACATCGCCGCCAAGCTGTCCATCGCCGCCGCGTCGGTGAGCGGGATGGTCCGCCGCCTGGCCGATCAGGGGCTGGTGTCATACGAGCGCTATCGCGGCGTGCGGCTGACGGACCTGGGGCGCCGCGCCGCGCTGCGCACGATTCGGCGACACCGCGTGATCGAGACGTATCTGGCGCAGGCGTTAGGCTATCCGTGGGATCGCGTGCACGAGGAGGCCGAGCGGCTGGAGCACGCCGTGAGTGATGAACTCGTCGACCGGATGGCGTCGGCCGTCGGCGAGCCGGAGGCCGATCCGCACGGTCATCCGATCCCGACGCGCGACGGCGTGATCGACGAAACGCGGCACCGGACGCTGTCCGACCTCGCGCGCGGGCAACGCTCCCGCGTGAAGCGCGTGAGCGACGAAGACTCCGAGCTCCTGCGCTACCTCGCCAGGATCGGGATCCGCCCCGGCGTCGTCCTGATGCTCACGGACCGCGCGCCCTTCGACGGGCCACTCACCCTGCAGGTCGGCAAGACGTCGTGCCAGGTGGGGCCGGCGCTGGCGTCGCGCGTCATGGTGGAACTGCTCCCCGATTGAGCCCAGTCGTGCGGGGAACGCCTCGTGCGCAGCGGTCGTTTACCACCACGGCCATGCACGTCCCCCCACGACTTCGCACCACGCGGCCCATACTCGGCCCGACACCGCGCTCGCTGGCGTTCGCGCTCCCACTCGCGCTCGTCCTGTCGCTCGCGCTGCTCCCACGGACTGGGCATGCGCAGACTAGTCGTGCCGACGAGTCTCAGCGCACGGCACCGACGCCCGACCGCCGTTCGCCGCGTGCATTGCGCACGATCGCCATCGACGAACGCCTCGTGCGCGACAAGGGGCTCGCGCTGGGCGACACGCTCGAGGTGGCGGCCACGCCCGGCGGGGCCGGCGAGCGGGTCCTCGTCGGGGCCATCGTCAGGCGAGCCGCCGATCCCTCCGAGGTGGCGCGTGCGGAATACCGTGTGCGACTGCACCTCGACCAGCTGCAAGCGCTGACCGGGAGCGGCGACAAGGTCGACCGGTTCGCGGTGGCCGTCACACCGGGCGCGACCGACGCGGCGGTCGCAGCGATCAATGCGCGCAGCTTCGGCTTCCGCGCCCACCCCTCGCGCGCGGTGGCCGCCGAGACGTCGCGCACCTTTGCCGTCGTGTCGCGCTTCAACCGGGCCATCGGGGTCATCACCATCGTGGCCAGCGCCATCTTCCTCCTCTGCATCATGCTGCTCAAGGTGGAGGAGCGTCGACGCGACGTGGCGGCGTTGCGCCTGCTGGGGATCTCCCGGCGCACGGTGACCGGCGCCGTGGTCCTCGAGGCCTCGTGCATCGCGGTGCTGGGGAGTGCGGCCGGCGTGGCCTTCGGGTATGTCTGCTCGGCCATCATCAACTGGTACTATCGCGGCGTCTATCGCACGCCGCTGGCCTTCTCGCTGGTGACGCCCGGCACGGTGGCCTTCTCCGTGGCGCTCTCGCTGGCCCTCGGGATCGGGGCGGGCCTGCTCGCCGCGCGCCGCCTCACCGGCGTGCCGCCGCTCTCGCTCTTTGGCCGCTGATGCGCCTCGCGCTCGCCTGGTCGTCGCTCTTTCGCCATCCGGTGCGCACCGCACTGGCCGTGTTAGGCGTTGCCGTCTCGGCGGCGATGCTCCTGGACATGGTCATGCTGGCGAGCGGGATGCAGGTCTCGTTTCGCGCCCTGCTCATGCGCCAGGGCTTCGAGATTCGGCTGACGCCGAAGGGGACGCTCCCGTTCGACACGGAAGCGCGCATTGCCCGGGCGGCGAGCGCCGAGTCGTCGCTGCGCGCCATGCCCGGGGTGCGGGAGATCTCGCCCGTGCTGGGGACGACGCTGCACGTGGTGCGCGGTGAGGCGAGCGAGGCGTGCTTCGCGTTAGGTATCCGCCCGGCGGTGCAGGGAGACTACGAACTCGAGCAGGGGCGCGACGCCGAGGGCGACGACCAACTCGTGGCCAATACGACCTTCCTGGCGCGCACCGGCGCCGTGGTGGGCGACACGCTGGAGCTGGCGGCCGGCTATGACGCGCAGTTGCGCACGTGGACGGCGCGGCGGCGCGTGATCGTGGCCGGCCGTGGACGCTTCCTCTACCTCGCGGCCGACCAGGCGGCCGTCGCCCTCCCGCTCGGGGCGCTCCAGGCCATGCTTGCGCCTGGCGGCGTCGACGAGGTGTCGCTCTTCATGGTCAAGACCGTCCCCGGGCGCGACGTTGAAGGGCTGCGCGCCGGCATCGAGCGCGTGCTCCCGCGGGTGACGGCGATCGCCACCGCCGATGCCGTGCGCTCGGTGGAGGAGCGACTGAGCTACTTCCGCCAGCTCGCCTTCATTCTCGGGACGGTGAGCCTGATCGTCGGATTCCTCCTCGTGAGCACCCTGGTGACCGTGAGCGTGCAAGAACGCGTGGGTGAGATGGCCGTGATGCGGGCGCTGGGGATCTCGCGCCCGCACATCGCGCAGCAGGTCATGCTCGAAGGGCTGGCCATCAGCGTCGTGGGGGCGGTGCTTGGCCTCGCGCTCGGCCTGCTCACCGCCGAGTATCTCAACGGGATCCTGCGGACCTTTCCCGGACTTCCGGCGGCGATCGACTTCTTCGTCTTCGAGCCGCGCGCCGCCTGGCAGTCCTTCGGGTTGCTGATCGTCACGGCGGTACTCGCCGGCGCATTCCCGGCGTGGCGCGCGGCGTCGCTCCCCATCGCCACCACCCTGCGGACGGAGGCGGTGTCGTGAGTGCGGACGTGATGAAGGGGAGCGGTGTTGGGCCCGTGCTGCAGGCGGTTGACGTGGTGCGCGAGTATGCGCTGGCCGGGGTGCCGGTGCAGGCCGTGCGTGGCGTCTCGCTCGAGGTGGGCGAGGGGGAGTACGCAGCGATCGTCGGGCCGTCGGGGTGCGGGAAGTCGACGCTCCTCAACTTGTTAGGCGCCATCGATCGCCCGACGCGCGGTGCTGTGCGGCTGCGCGGGCGGGACGTGTCCTACATGAGCGACCGCGAGGCGACCGAGTTCCGCCTGCGCCACATCGGCTTCGTCTTCCAGCGCTTCTACCTGATGCCGATGCTGACGGCGGCCGAGAACGTGGAGTTGCCGATGGCCGAGGCGGGGGTGGCGAAGGCGGCGCGCCGCGCGAGGGCGCGCGAGCTGCTGGCGTACGTCGGGCTCGACGCGCGCGCCGGGCACCGGCCCGCACAGCTCTCCGGGGGCGAGCAGCAGCGGGTGGCGATTGCCCGCGCACTCGCCAATCGCCCCGCGTTGCTGCTGGCGGACGAGCCGACCGGGGAGCTCGATGCGCGCACGGGGCGCGAGGTGATCGGCCTGTTCGAGCGACTGAATGCCGACGGGATGACGATCGTGGTGGTGACCCACGACGAGGTGCTGGCGCGCGCGGCGCGCCGCGTGGTGCACATGGTGGATGGGGCGATCGTGTCGGATGAACCGAATGCCCCTGCCGAAGTGGGGGGCCCCCCCCGAACGACAGTATCGCCGACGGCGCACGACGATGCGTCACCATTTCGCCGCGCACGGGGCTGATCCGTTGCACGGCCCACGACACCCGATGCCACGGACCCCGCGGGTCCTCGCCACGGGTCGCCGACGTCGGTCGGTCGACCCGGCAACGAATCCCCGCTGACGCTCCCCCGATGCTCCTGACACTCGCGCTGCGCAACCTCGTCCTGCGCCCCTGGCGTTCCCTCCTCCTCTTGGCCGGCTTCGGCCTGGGGGTCGGCGTCATGATCACGCTCCTCTCGATCGGCGAGGCGATGGTGATCCAGGCCCGCGACGAGCGGCTCGTGGGCGGCGGCGAGGTCACGGTCCTCCCCGATGGCGTCGACCTCGAGGTCCTCAAGACCGGCGGGGTGGGTGGGCTCTGGTTTTCGGTCGCCAACGCGCGTTTCGTCTTCTTGCAGCTGTTGGCCGCGCCGCGCCTGCGCCCCCTCGTCACGGCCGCCGCCCCGCAGATGGAGGGAAAGCTCGTGTACCTGCGCGGGGCGCGGCTCGGCGAGCTGGCGGTGCGGGCGAGCGGCGAGATCCCCTCGGCGACCCGGGCGGTGGGGGCGGCGCCCACGCTGGTGGCCGGTGCGTGGCACGACGACGACGGCGACCGGCGCTGGACCGCGCCTAACGACGCACAGTTGCGGCACGACATCGACCGGTTCCACGAGCGGCCGGCCACGGTACGGAACCCGGGGAGCTGGGCCGAGTGGCACTACTTCAATGTGATCTCCGCCGATCGCCAACGCTGGGCCTTCCTCACCTTCATGCTCGCCGGCGACGTCCCGCGCGGCGAGTGGGGAGGGCAACTGCTGCTCTCGCTGCACGAGGCGGGGAAGCCTGAACGTCGCTACTCGCGCCGCATCGACCGGTCGCGCGTGCGCTACTCGACCACGGACGCCGACCTCACCCTGGACGATGCCTTCGTGCGCGTCCTGCCCGATGGTCGCTACGCGGTGCAGGCGCGCATCCCGGCGGAGGGAGGGGGCGCCGAGGCGACGGTCGACCTGGTCGTCGCCCCCGCCCCACGCGCGTACTTTCCGGGGACCTCGTTAGGCTCG comes from the Gemmatimonadota bacterium genome and includes:
- a CDS encoding metal-dependent transcriptional regulator; translation: MESPAPLTAPVEDYLKAIYGIEQGGGAAATNDIAAKLSIAAASVSGMVRRLADQGLVSYERYRGVRLTDLGRRAALRTIRRHRVIETYLAQALGYPWDRVHEEAERLEHAVSDELVDRMASAVGEPEADPHGHPIPTRDGVIDETRHRTLSDLARGQRSRVKRVSDEDSELLRYLARIGIRPGVVLMLTDRAPFDGPLTLQVGKTSCQVGPALASRVMVELLPD
- a CDS encoding FtsX-like permease family protein, with translation MRLALAWSSLFRHPVRTALAVLGVAVSAAMLLDMVMLASGMQVSFRALLMRQGFEIRLTPKGTLPFDTEARIARAASAESSLRAMPGVREISPVLGTTLHVVRGEASEACFALGIRPAVQGDYELEQGRDAEGDDQLVANTTFLARTGAVVGDTLELAAGYDAQLRTWTARRRVIVAGRGRFLYLAADQAAVALPLGALQAMLAPGGVDEVSLFMVKTVPGRDVEGLRAGIERVLPRVTAIATADAVRSVEERLSYFRQLAFILGTVSLIVGFLLVSTLVTVSVQERVGEMAVMRALGISRPHIAQQVMLEGLAISVVGAVLGLALGLLTAEYLNGILRTFPGLPAAIDFFVFEPRAAWQSFGLLIVTAVLAGAFPAWRAASLPIATTLRTEAVS
- a CDS encoding Nramp family divalent metal transporter, which gives rise to MSATPAVTPPTPERSSPPGADPGWRRARETPSLAEVHRTIPVHGLTWWRKLLAFAGPGYLVAVGYMDPGNWATDLAGGSQFGYRLLSVILISNLMAVLLQGLASKLGIVTGRDLAQACRDHYSRPVALMLWVLCELAIAACDLAEVIGTAIALNLLFDIPLPWGVALTALDVLIVLFLQHKGFRLLEALVIALVMVVGLCFLFELFISRPELAAVARGFIPSTEIVRNRDMLYIAIGILGATVMPHNLYLHSSIVQTRKYEESSEGRREAVRFAFVDSTIALSLALFINAAILIVAAATFHTSGNTQVAEIQDAYKLLSPLLGVGAASAVFALALLASGQNSTLTGTLAGQIVMEGFLNIRMRPWLRRLLTRAIAIVPAAITAILYGESGTARLLILSQVVLSLQLSFAVFPLVMFTSDKVKMGEFVNPAWLKSLAYLVAAVIATLNVWLLVQTVGGWMA
- a CDS encoding FtsX-like permease family protein; translated protein: MRTIAIDERLVRDKGLALGDTLEVAATPGGAGERVLVGAIVRRAADPSEVARAEYRVRLHLDQLQALTGSGDKVDRFAVAVTPGATDAAVAAINARSFGFRAHPSRAVAAETSRTFAVVSRFNRAIGVITIVASAIFLLCIMLLKVEERRRDVAALRLLGISRRTVTGAVVLEASCIAVLGSAAGVAFGYVCSAIINWYYRGVYRTPLAFSLVTPGTVAFSVALSLALGIGAGLLAARRLTGVPPLSLFGR
- a CDS encoding universal stress protein, encoding MYRRILVPLEHSPTDSCIVAHVRDLARHCGASIVLFHVADGWAARNLAALNLRESEEMRLDREYIERVARDLVAEGLRAEAVLANGEPAREICAAAAREQCDLIAMATHGHKFIGDVIHGSVANTVRHDTSIPVLLVRAPGQGKRPSAT
- a CDS encoding ABC transporter ATP-binding protein; the encoded protein is MKGSGVGPVLQAVDVVREYALAGVPVQAVRGVSLEVGEGEYAAIVGPSGCGKSTLLNLLGAIDRPTRGAVRLRGRDVSYMSDREATEFRLRHIGFVFQRFYLMPMLTAAENVELPMAEAGVAKAARRARARELLAYVGLDARAGHRPAQLSGGEQQRVAIARALANRPALLLADEPTGELDARTGREVIGLFERLNADGMTIVVVTHDEVLARAARRVVHMVDGAIVSDEPNAPAEVGGPPRTTVSPTAHDDASPFRRARG